In Hyperolius riggenbachi isolate aHypRig1 chromosome 10, aHypRig1.pri, whole genome shotgun sequence, a genomic segment contains:
- the LOC137534776 gene encoding zinc finger and SCAN domain-containing protein 2-like isoform X3 yields MKVEEGMYVTAAKVSMEEFEVMVTIKEEDVLTEISTAHNDLKGTLDDHLTLTPHCKAEYEDNVQYSLVENAISTDISQGQHNVDGQKNPQKPKTSLTPKTLNTTQNIDLEHHREIKPECSSHPEVSPFCKTLKATHKAHLEYDKELRPEGSSDPEASSTYQCHNFTTDIVKPEHHREDKPECLSNPEVSPLRKNVKSTLKVHLEYGKKLKPEGFSDPEALSIYQSHSLTTDIIKPEHQRNGRLESPSNPEESSLSTFLNITPDIQPELIRVLKLEGSSDSEASSPYKSLNATPDIQPQHIRKVKLEGSSDSEESSDKTLNVTQDPDLHAEIKKSYFSDSEDTSTCRTPQTTLFTNAGLNSVDKSQGLSTPRENRSVRHHGRGRREAKYSCSKCGKSFKYKSGLDTHWRSHTGEKPFTCSECGKCFVHKSHLSDHQKSHTGEKLHSCTECGKGYISKSRLKAHQKSHTGVKAHSCSECGKCFVHKSQLTAHKRSHTGEKLHSCSECGKSYLFRSHLAEHQIVHTGQRPFSCSECGKNFSLRRDLTRHQKIHLGVKPHMCSECGKRFVEKSQLNVHLRSHTGERTRSHTTSTTSSKTYVCSECGKTFSQKSHFVVHQRSHTTEMPHSCPDCGKCFVLLSRLEEHQKSHMAERPHTCTECGKCFSYKSHLAVHQRLHSGKETHSCSECGKSFLIKSQLTAHQRVHSSDKPYSCSECDKSFKWKALLEIHLRIHTGERPFSCTQCDKRFMRKTELMKHVQVHIGS; encoded by the exons ATGAAAGTTGAAGAAGGGATGTATGTGACAGCTGCTAAGGTGTCAATGGAGGAGTTTGAAGTGATGGTGACCATTAAAGAAGAAGATGTCCTCACAGAGATCAGCACAG ctcacAATGATCTCAAAGGAACTTTGGATGATCATCTCACGCTAACTCCACATTGTAAAGCTGAATATGAGGACAATGTACAATATTCCCTTGTGGAAAATGCCATTAGCACTGATATCAGTCAGGGACAACACAATGTTGATGGACAAAAAAATCCCCAAAAACCTAAAACATCTTTAACTCCGAAAACTCTTAACACTACTCAAAATATAGATTTGGAACATCACAGAGAGATTAAACCAGAATGTTCCTCCCATCCAGAAGTATCTCCTTTCTGTAAAACTCTTAAAGCTACCCATAAAGCCCATCTGGAATATGACAAAGAGTTAAGGCCAGAAGGTTCCTCAGATCCTGAAGCATCATCTACCTACCAGTGTCATAACTTTACCACAGATATCGTCAAACCAGAACACCACAGGGAGGATAAACCAGAATGTCTCTCAAATCCGGAAGTATCTCCTCTCCGTAAAAATGTTAAATCTACCCTTAAAGTCCATTTGGaatatggcaaaaagttaaagccaGAAGGTTTCTCAGATCCTGAAGCATTGTCTATCTATCAGTCTCATAGCCTTACCACGGATATCATCAAACCAGAACACCAGAGGAATGGTAGACTAGAAAGTCCCTCAAATCCAGAAGAATCGTCTCTCTCTACATTTCTCAACATTACACCAGATATCCAACCAGAACTTATCAGAGTACTCAAACTAGAAGGTTCCTCAGATTCTGAAGCATCTTCTCCCTATAAATCTCTCAATGCTACCCCAGATATCCAACCACAACATATCAGAAAAGTCAAACTAGAAGGTTCCTCAGATTCTGAAGAATCTTCTGATAAAACTCTGAATGTTACACAAGATCCAGACCTTCATGCTGAGATTAAAAAATCATATTTTTCAGATTCAGAAGACACTTCCACCTGTCGAACCCCCCAgactactttatttaccaatgcaGGACTTAACAGTGTGGATAAATCACAGGGATTGTCTACTCCCCGGGAAAATCGCTCTGTGAGGCatcatggcaggggtcgcagggaagCAAAATATTCCTGTTCCAAGTGTGGTAAGTCTTTTAAATATAAATCAGGTCTCGACACCCACTggagatcccacactggtgagaaacccttcacatgttcagaatgtgggaaatgttttgttcataaATCCCACCTGAGCGACCATCAGAAGTCTCACACAGGTGAAAAGCTTCACTCCTGCACCGAGTGTGGGAAAGGCTACATATCTAAATCCCGTTTGAAGGCGCATCAGAAATCTCACACAGGCGTGAAGGCCCactcatgctcagagtgtgggaaatgttttgtacacaaGTCCCAGCTGACTGCACATAAaagatctcacacaggtgagaagctacACTCATGTTCTGAATGTGGAAAAAGCTATTTGTTCAGATCTCACTTAGCTGAGCACCAAATTGTCCACACAGGACAGAGACCATTTTCTTGCTCtgaatgtggaaagaatttttcTTTAAGACGAGATCTCACCAGACACCAGAAGATCCACCTGGGAGTGAAGCCACACATGTGCTCTGAGTGTGGAAAACGGTTTGTAGAAAAATCCCAGCTTAATGTGCATCtgcgatctcacactggtgagaggacACGATCTCACACCACGTCAACCACGAGTAGTAAAACCTATGTATGCTCTGAGTGTGGGAAGACATTCTCACAAAAGTCGCACTTTGTTGTCCATCAGCGTTCCCACACCACAGAGATGCCCCATTCATGCCCTgattgtgggaaatgctttgtgcTCCTGTCTCGCCTGGAAGAACACCAAAAGTCTCACATGGCTGAACGGCCACATACTTgtactgagtgtggaaaatgtttctcATACAAGTCTCACCTGGCCGTACATCAAAGATtgcactctggaaaggagacacattcatgttctgagtgtggaaagAGTTTTCTGATCAAATCTCAGCTAACGGCCCACCAGCGGGTTCACAGCAGTGACAAGCCATACTCCTGCTCAGAGTGTGATAAGAGTTTCAAGTGGAAAGCCCTACTAGAAATCCACTTGAGGATCCACACAGGAGAGAGACCTTTCTCTTGTACGCAGTGCGACAAGCGCTTCATG